A single Symbiobacterium thermophilum IAM 14863 DNA region contains:
- a CDS encoding LysR family transcriptional regulator, translating into MLHLLESFCAAAETGSLNKAAEMLHLSQPAITRQIKSLEAQLGAVLLTRTPRGVELTPAGQAVLPHARAALAAVAACRHAAAQASGAGPGRLRIAAGMIITLYTLPPVITAFREAYPAIPVDLRPGHNREVLHQLLEYEADVAFLASRVSAPGVKAIKLFSDPMLLVTHPAAEPLERLRDLAGRTLLVLQPGAGMRHEVEEALTEHGVSCRLVEHPTVETIKTAVMLQMGVTILPASAVREEVRDGRLAARPVADWPGSGRTVHAYVRAEGVLPEQVRTFIHMVKQHYRDG; encoded by the coding sequence TTGCTGCATCTGCTGGAGAGCTTCTGCGCCGCGGCCGAGACCGGCAGCCTCAACAAGGCCGCCGAGATGCTGCACCTCTCGCAGCCCGCCATCACCCGCCAGATCAAGTCGCTGGAGGCCCAGCTGGGGGCCGTGCTGCTCACACGGACGCCCCGGGGCGTGGAGCTGACGCCCGCGGGACAGGCGGTGCTGCCCCACGCCCGCGCCGCCCTGGCCGCGGTCGCGGCGTGCCGCCACGCGGCCGCCCAGGCCTCCGGCGCCGGCCCGGGCCGGCTGCGCATCGCCGCCGGCATGATCATCACCCTCTACACGCTGCCGCCGGTGATCACCGCCTTCCGCGAGGCCTACCCCGCCATCCCGGTCGACCTGCGGCCGGGGCACAACCGCGAGGTGCTCCACCAGCTCCTGGAGTACGAGGCGGACGTCGCCTTCCTCGCCTCCCGCGTCTCGGCGCCCGGCGTCAAGGCGATCAAGCTCTTCTCCGACCCGATGCTGCTGGTCACCCATCCGGCGGCAGAGCCGCTGGAGCGGCTGCGGGACCTCGCGGGGCGGACGCTGCTGGTCCTCCAGCCGGGCGCGGGCATGCGCCACGAGGTGGAGGAGGCCCTCACGGAGCACGGGGTGTCCTGCCGGCTGGTGGAGCATCCTACCGTGGAGACCATCAAGACCGCCGTGATGCTGCAGATGGGCGTCACCATCCTGCCGGCGTCGGCGGTGCGGGAGGAGGTGCGGGACGGCCGGCTGGCCGCACGGCCCGTCGCCGACTGGCCCGGCTCCGGCCGCACCGTGCACGCCTACGTGCGGGCTGAGGGCGTCCTGCCCGAGCAGGTGCGGACGTTCATCCATATGGTGAAGCAGCACTACCGCGACGGCTGA
- a CDS encoding nicotinate phosphoribosyltransferase, with translation MRSPTPSEGLLADEYALEMMRAYWLAGQHRRRVVKEVFFRKAPFGGRLALAVGINQVARYLAELKLSDEDLEYIAGLGFEPEFVEHLRGLRFTGTMRAVAEGTFVFPGEPIITLVGPIEELTYVEARILNIVNPQTLVATKAFRVVEAAEGDPVIEMGLRRAQGGDASIYHSRAAYIAGVDSTSNLEAGRLFGIPARGTHAHALVMLGGDEKEAFRLWAQSQVKLGRRPTFLIDTYDTLRSGLPNAIAVAREMGIRIGAVRLDSGDLAYLSKECRRILDEAGFRDAKIVASGDLDEYVIRDLKLQKAPIDMWGVGTNMVVAADQPSLGGVYKLTAVEENGAWSPRIKVSENPEKVTHPGGPKQLIRFRSKETGYYLADLLMLPDEPLPDPAQPFLIFDPVHTWKKTLLRNFTVEDLLLTYIQDGRQLLPDQPPDKVTAAAREWVAVQRKRFYEEIQRLTNPAAYKVDLSEPLWKLKMQMLESSTRH, from the coding sequence ATGCGCTCCCCAACGCCGTCTGAAGGATTGCTGGCGGACGAGTACGCCCTCGAGATGATGCGCGCCTACTGGCTGGCCGGGCAGCACCGGCGCCGGGTGGTGAAGGAGGTCTTCTTCCGCAAGGCCCCCTTCGGCGGCCGGCTGGCCCTCGCGGTGGGCATCAACCAGGTCGCCCGGTATCTGGCGGAGCTGAAGCTCTCCGACGAGGACCTGGAGTACATCGCCGGCCTGGGCTTCGAGCCGGAGTTCGTCGAGCACCTGCGGGGCCTGCGGTTCACCGGGACCATGCGCGCCGTGGCCGAGGGCACCTTCGTCTTCCCCGGCGAGCCGATCATCACCCTGGTGGGCCCCATCGAGGAGCTGACCTACGTGGAGGCCCGCATCCTGAACATCGTCAACCCGCAGACCCTGGTGGCGACCAAGGCGTTCCGGGTGGTGGAGGCCGCGGAGGGCGACCCGGTCATCGAGATGGGCCTGCGCCGGGCCCAGGGCGGGGACGCCTCCATCTACCACAGCCGGGCCGCGTACATCGCCGGGGTGGACTCGACCTCCAACCTGGAGGCCGGCCGGCTCTTCGGCATCCCGGCCCGGGGCACCCACGCCCACGCCCTGGTCATGCTGGGCGGCGACGAAAAGGAGGCCTTCCGGCTCTGGGCGCAGTCGCAGGTCAAGCTGGGCCGCCGGCCCACCTTCCTCATCGACACCTACGACACGCTCAGGTCGGGGTTGCCCAACGCCATCGCCGTCGCGCGCGAGATGGGCATCCGCATCGGCGCCGTCCGGCTCGACTCCGGCGACCTGGCCTATCTCTCCAAGGAGTGCCGCCGGATCCTGGACGAGGCCGGCTTCCGGGACGCGAAGATCGTCGCCTCCGGCGACCTGGACGAGTACGTGATCCGGGACCTGAAGCTGCAGAAGGCGCCCATCGACATGTGGGGCGTGGGCACCAACATGGTGGTCGCCGCCGACCAGCCGTCCCTGGGCGGCGTGTACAAGCTCACCGCCGTCGAGGAGAACGGGGCCTGGTCGCCCCGCATCAAGGTGTCGGAAAACCCCGAGAAGGTGACCCACCCGGGCGGGCCCAAGCAGCTCATCCGCTTCCGGAGCAAGGAGACCGGCTACTACCTGGCCGACCTGCTGATGCTGCCGGACGAGCCGCTGCCCGACCCCGCTCAGCCCTTCCTCATCTTCGACCCCGTCCACACGTGGAAGAAGACGCTCCTGCGCAACTTCACCGTGGAGGATCTGCTGCTCACCTACATCCAGGACGGCCGGCAGCTCCTGCCCGATCAGCCGCCCGACAAGGTGACCGCGGCGGCCCGGGAGTGGGTGGCCGTGCAGCGCAAGCGGTTCTACGAGGAGATCCAGCGGCTCACCAACCCCGCCGCCTACAAGGTGGACCTCTCCGAGCCCCTGTGGAAGCTGAAGATGCAGATGCTGGAAAGCTCAACCAGACACTGA
- a CDS encoding GNAT family N-acetyltransferase yields the protein MQNQPLTLDLLPQAVDLWNRTLGDLFPMRPELMASNLWNEPSFDPEGSRAILAGGRMVALVAVKRRQHPMHTLPADQQGWISALVVDPAFQGKGVGSALLRDALTHLGRYAAEPVALGSDPGHFFPGIPLDCRRALDWFARRGAQLGALECDLANTEMATYEHPEAARRAFAREPGIIYRPMAPGEEEAALAFMRRAFPGRWAWELERHLAGGGLREDVMLALENSAIVGFARIAGPWSRHFSPGIYWAPRFQGPHGSLGPIGVAPEARGRGIGLALLSASLAELRDRGVRSAVIDWTQLVRFYGIAGFRPWMWYVRATMPAGGGG from the coding sequence ATGCAGAACCAACCGCTCACACTCGACCTGCTTCCCCAGGCCGTGGACCTCTGGAACCGGACGCTGGGGGACCTGTTCCCCATGCGCCCGGAGTTGATGGCGTCCAACCTGTGGAACGAGCCCAGCTTCGACCCGGAGGGCAGCCGGGCGATTCTCGCCGGGGGCCGCATGGTGGCCCTGGTGGCCGTCAAGCGGCGGCAGCACCCCATGCACACCCTGCCCGCGGACCAGCAGGGCTGGATCTCCGCCCTGGTCGTGGATCCCGCCTTCCAGGGCAAAGGCGTCGGCAGCGCCCTGCTCCGGGACGCCCTCACCCACCTGGGGCGGTACGCCGCCGAGCCCGTGGCCCTGGGGTCGGACCCCGGCCACTTCTTCCCCGGCATCCCCCTGGACTGCCGCCGGGCCCTGGACTGGTTCGCCCGGCGCGGGGCCCAACTGGGCGCCCTGGAATGCGACCTGGCGAACACCGAAATGGCCACATACGAGCACCCCGAGGCGGCCCGGCGAGCGTTCGCCCGGGAACCGGGCATCATCTACCGGCCTATGGCCCCGGGCGAGGAGGAGGCCGCTCTCGCCTTCATGCGCCGGGCCTTCCCCGGCCGCTGGGCGTGGGAACTGGAGCGGCATCTGGCCGGCGGCGGGCTGCGGGAGGACGTGATGCTGGCCCTGGAAAACAGCGCCATCGTGGGATTCGCCCGCATCGCCGGGCCCTGGTCCCGGCACTTCTCGCCGGGGATCTACTGGGCGCCGCGCTTTCAGGGCCCCCACGGCAGCCTGGGGCCCATCGGGGTGGCGCCGGAGGCCCGGGGCCGCGGCATCGGCCTCGCCCTGCTCTCCGCCTCCCTGGCCGAGCTGCGGGACCGGGGGGTGCGGAGCGCCGTGATCGACTGGACGCAGCTGGTGCGCTTCTACGGCATCGCAGGCTTCCGGCCCTGGATGTGGTACGTGCGGGCGACGATGCCCGCGGGCGGCGGGGGGTAG
- a CDS encoding SIMPL domain-containing protein — MGTFMGYPAGFAAGPVEPPTLQVTGVGEAGAAPDTARLTLGFTARAPQAAAAYEQTAAALNRVVQALMQAGLAADQMQTQEVALNPVFDRPRDGGETRLTGYEATATLAVTLRDLARVGAIIDLAVSAGANRVDGVQFTVRERERAEAAALTQAVQDAQRQAAVLARALGVALGPVREVSTEAAPGPSPYLARSAAEGIPVLPGRLAVVRTVRLAYQIHPSVTARAR; from the coding sequence ATGGGCACGTTCATGGGTTACCCCGCGGGCTTCGCCGCCGGGCCGGTGGAACCGCCGACGCTCCAGGTGACGGGGGTGGGGGAGGCCGGGGCGGCGCCGGACACCGCACGCCTGACCCTGGGCTTCACGGCGCGGGCGCCGCAGGCCGCGGCAGCCTACGAGCAGACTGCGGCCGCGCTGAACCGGGTGGTGCAGGCCCTGATGCAGGCGGGACTCGCCGCCGATCAGATGCAGACGCAGGAGGTTGCGCTGAACCCAGTGTTCGACCGGCCCCGGGATGGCGGCGAAACCCGGCTCACCGGTTACGAGGCGACGGCGACCCTCGCCGTCACCTTGCGGGATCTGGCCCGGGTGGGGGCGATCATCGACCTGGCGGTCTCCGCCGGCGCCAACCGGGTCGACGGGGTGCAGTTCACGGTGCGCGAGCGGGAGCGGGCGGAGGCGGCGGCTCTGACGCAGGCGGTGCAGGATGCGCAGCGGCAGGCGGCAGTCCTGGCCCGGGCCCTGGGGGTGGCCCTGGGGCCGGTGCGGGAGGTGAGCACGGAGGCGGCGCCGGGGCCATCGCCGTATCTCGCCCGCTCGGCCGCAGAGGGGATACCCGTGCTGCCCGGCCGGCTGGCGGTGGTGCGCACCGTGCGGCTGGCGTACCAGATCCACCCGTCGGTCACGGCCCGGGCGCGGTGA
- a CDS encoding ABC transporter permease, translated as MRNLWLVTRREFTSRIKSGAFIASTLIMMIVVFAATAIPLLMGGSSAPLSVVVLDRTGQLLAPLQQAVAAMEGGREVVLTPGEGDERTLMAEARAQGSVLLILDGTYPDAVHARLLYNSMGDLSDSYLVTDPLVQLVRAARLEQRGLPQELAQEVLQPLTLETLQLRSAEEGASDQFLGTLFLALGAIMSVYMISMMNSQFVFQGVLEEKVSRVVEVMAAAVRPSEMMLGKILGLGLLGILQYIGMMAAWLAGSALTMRAIGASMAGLTPGVALLIAAFVVLSYAMNASVLAALGATVSRMEDSQTMVSPVLILMMLPMFLLTPVMNDPNGTLATALSFVPLWTPIVMLMRVMMADVPAVQVAVSLALLAATTALLWWASGRIYRAALLSFGARPTLKQLWQYLRAG; from the coding sequence ATGCGTAACCTGTGGCTGGTCACACGGCGCGAGTTCACGAGCCGCATCAAGTCCGGCGCCTTCATCGCCTCCACCCTGATCATGATGATCGTCGTGTTCGCGGCCACGGCGATCCCCCTCCTCATGGGCGGATCCAGCGCGCCGCTGTCGGTGGTCGTCCTGGACCGCACCGGGCAGCTGCTGGCCCCCCTGCAGCAGGCGGTGGCCGCCATGGAAGGCGGACGGGAAGTGGTGCTCACGCCCGGTGAGGGCGACGAGCGGACCCTGATGGCCGAGGCCCGCGCGCAGGGTTCCGTGCTGCTGATCCTCGACGGGACCTACCCGGACGCCGTGCACGCCCGGCTGCTCTACAACAGCATGGGCGACCTGTCGGACTCGTACCTGGTCACCGATCCCCTCGTGCAGCTGGTCCGGGCCGCACGGCTTGAGCAGCGGGGCCTGCCCCAGGAGCTGGCCCAGGAGGTGCTGCAGCCGCTTACCCTGGAGACCCTGCAGCTCCGGTCGGCAGAGGAGGGCGCGTCGGACCAGTTCCTGGGGACGCTGTTCCTGGCCTTGGGGGCGATCATGTCGGTCTACATGATCAGCATGATGAACAGCCAGTTCGTCTTCCAGGGCGTGTTGGAGGAGAAGGTCTCGCGGGTGGTGGAGGTGATGGCGGCCGCCGTCAGGCCCTCCGAGATGATGCTGGGCAAGATCCTCGGCCTGGGCCTGCTGGGCATCCTCCAGTACATCGGCATGATGGCCGCCTGGCTGGCCGGGAGCGCCCTCACCATGCGGGCGATCGGCGCATCGATGGCCGGCCTCACCCCCGGCGTCGCGCTGCTCATCGCGGCCTTCGTGGTGCTTTCCTACGCCATGAACGCTTCGGTGCTGGCGGCCCTGGGCGCCACCGTCAGCCGCATGGAGGACAGCCAGACCATGGTTTCGCCGGTGCTGATCCTCATGATGCTGCCGATGTTCCTCCTCACCCCGGTGATGAACGACCCCAACGGCACCCTGGCGACGGCGCTCTCCTTCGTCCCGCTCTGGACGCCCATCGTCATGCTGATGCGGGTCATGATGGCCGATGTGCCCGCGGTGCAGGTGGCCGTCTCCCTGGCGCTGCTGGCGGCCACCACCGCGCTGCTCTGGTGGGCCAGCGGCCGGATCTACCGGGCCGCGCTGCTCAGCTTCGGCGCCCGGCCCACCCTGAAGCAGCTCTGGCAATATTTGAGGGCGGGGTAA
- a CDS encoding ABC transporter ATP-binding protein, with protein MTLQVLDVYKAFGPVRAVQGVSFTVPAGRVCGLLGSNGAGKTTTMRMIMRIFLPDRGEIQWKGRPVTDAIRSTFGYLPEERGLYPKMQVREQLIYLTQLKGLSHAEAARQVDRWIERLELGEYALRRVEQLSKGNQQKVQFAAAAASRPELCILDEPFTGLDPMNTLVMEQAFRTLAREGTTILFSSHNMDQVEALCDDVVLLHRSRVVLAGTLREVKRAARRQTVRLRVDSGDYSFLREFPGIRTQSAAGGAVEVAVPDTLDPNQLLARAMSAGTVTEYSLGEPSLREIYIEKVGGADA; from the coding sequence GTGACGCTGCAGGTGCTGGACGTATACAAGGCCTTCGGCCCCGTCAGAGCGGTGCAGGGCGTCAGCTTCACCGTGCCGGCCGGGCGGGTGTGCGGTCTGCTGGGCTCCAACGGCGCCGGAAAGACGACCACGATGCGCATGATCATGCGCATCTTCCTGCCGGACCGGGGCGAGATTCAGTGGAAGGGCCGGCCGGTGACCGACGCCATCCGCTCCACGTTCGGCTACCTGCCGGAGGAGCGGGGGCTCTACCCCAAGATGCAGGTCAGGGAGCAGCTCATCTACCTGACGCAGCTGAAGGGCCTGTCGCACGCCGAGGCGGCGCGGCAGGTGGACCGCTGGATCGAGCGGCTGGAGCTGGGCGAGTACGCCCTGCGGAGAGTGGAGCAGCTCTCCAAGGGCAACCAGCAGAAGGTGCAGTTCGCGGCGGCCGCCGCCAGCCGGCCGGAGCTGTGCATCCTCGACGAGCCGTTTACGGGGCTGGACCCGATGAACACCCTCGTGATGGAGCAGGCCTTCCGTACGCTGGCCCGGGAGGGGACGACCATCCTCTTCTCGTCCCACAACATGGACCAGGTGGAGGCCCTCTGTGACGATGTGGTCCTGCTCCACCGCTCGCGGGTGGTGCTCGCCGGCACCCTGCGGGAGGTGAAGCGGGCCGCCCGCCGCCAGACCGTGCGGCTCCGGGTGGATTCGGGCGACTACAGCTTCCTGCGGGAGTTCCCCGGCATCCGCACCCAGTCCGCCGCCGGCGGGGCCGTTGAAGTGGCCGTTCCCGATACGCTGGATCCGAACCAGCTGCTGGCCCGGGCGATGTCCGCCGGCACGGTGACGGAGTACTCCCTGGGCGAGCCGTCGCTGCGGGAAATCTACATCGAGAAGGTGGGTGGGGCCGATGCGTAA
- a CDS encoding ArsR/SmtB family transcription factor has protein sequence MTDHDRLRQLIQFRYSPLLDLALSLLVIQNPERFGTAAPWEQRVLERLPPGLLERLHGHAQRTDLFALALELEESAPLPTPDALRGLADRQPELAADLLAYWEAISPEIGARVGLLTESIQREAALLAQIDPVSFISRFSDRVGVAGDGDALILHWGKGMRVPLGDLSRILFVPSAFSPRRLMFYRLDRTQIFFYNPEHPAASQPEEAPESLLLGFSALADATRFKLLRLIAQERLPAQEMAKRLGLNESTVSRHLRLLVEAGLVGRAGQEGKFILYELNPERIDQLAAQAKAYLGRDSDDGVDGDLALQNRNRTLDE, from the coding sequence TTGACCGACCACGACCGGCTGAGGCAGCTCATCCAGTTCCGGTACTCGCCGCTGCTCGACCTGGCGCTTTCCCTGCTGGTGATCCAAAACCCCGAGCGCTTCGGCACCGCCGCCCCCTGGGAGCAGCGGGTGCTGGAGCGGCTGCCGCCGGGCCTGCTGGAGCGGCTGCACGGGCACGCCCAGCGGACCGACCTCTTCGCCCTGGCCCTGGAGCTGGAGGAGTCGGCGCCGCTGCCCACCCCCGACGCCCTGCGCGGCCTGGCGGACCGGCAGCCGGAGCTCGCCGCCGACCTGCTGGCGTACTGGGAGGCCATCTCGCCGGAGATCGGCGCCCGGGTGGGGCTGCTCACGGAGTCCATTCAGCGGGAGGCGGCGCTGCTGGCCCAGATCGATCCCGTCTCCTTCATCTCCCGTTTCTCCGACCGGGTGGGGGTGGCCGGGGACGGCGACGCCCTGATCCTCCACTGGGGCAAGGGGATGCGGGTGCCGCTGGGGGACCTCAGCCGCATCCTCTTCGTCCCCTCGGCTTTCAGCCCCCGCCGCCTGATGTTCTACCGCCTGGACCGGACGCAGATCTTCTTCTACAACCCGGAACATCCCGCGGCCAGCCAGCCGGAGGAGGCGCCGGAGAGCCTCTTGCTGGGCTTTTCCGCCCTGGCCGACGCCACCCGCTTCAAGCTCCTGCGCCTCATCGCGCAGGAGCGGCTGCCGGCGCAGGAGATGGCAAAGCGCCTCGGCCTCAACGAGTCCACCGTCTCCCGCCACCTGCGCCTCCTGGTGGAGGCCGGGCTGGTGGGGCGGGCCGGCCAGGAGGGCAAGTTCATCCTGTACGAGCTGAATCCGGAGCGCATCGACCAGCTGGCCGCACAGGCCAAAGCCTACCTCGGGAGGGATTCTGATGACGGCGTCGACGGTGATCTGGCGCTTCAGAACCGCAACCGAACCCTGGACGAGTGA
- a CDS encoding ATP-binding cassette domain-containing protein: MTASTVIWRFRTATEPWTSDRSLAELAALTLAQGGRAALRTWTGSGGDSHSGDGTAAVPDGVAYVHGERHDLWWEFTLEASFRWQAHLCRLRPDVYRQRLRRVTRALGLEEVLQREVASLTHGTRALADLAVALMQKPRLLLWEEPFYYMGRDEALRAVRLVEAEHLAGMTVVAVAREAPGLADLPAEPRRPHLRRLRAAQ, from the coding sequence ATGACGGCGTCGACGGTGATCTGGCGCTTCAGAACCGCAACCGAACCCTGGACGAGTGACCGGAGCCTGGCTGAACTGGCCGCCCTCACCCTGGCACAGGGGGGACGGGCCGCCCTGCGGACGTGGACCGGATCCGGCGGAGACAGCCATTCCGGGGACGGGACGGCCGCTGTGCCGGACGGCGTCGCCTACGTGCACGGGGAGCGGCATGACCTGTGGTGGGAGTTCACCCTGGAGGCCTCCTTCCGGTGGCAGGCTCACCTCTGCCGGCTGCGCCCGGACGTGTACCGGCAGCGGCTCCGCCGCGTGACCCGCGCCCTGGGGCTGGAAGAGGTGCTGCAGCGGGAAGTGGCCTCGCTGACCCACGGAACCCGGGCCCTGGCCGACTTGGCGGTTGCCCTGATGCAGAAGCCCCGGCTCCTGCTCTGGGAGGAGCCCTTCTACTACATGGGGCGCGATGAGGCGCTGCGCGCCGTGCGCCTGGTGGAAGCGGAGCACCTGGCCGGCATGACCGTGGTGGCGGTGGCCCGGGAGGCGCCGGGTCTGGCCGACCTGCCGGCGGAGCCCCGGCGGCCCCACCTCCGCCGGCTGCGCGCCGCCCAGTAG
- a CDS encoding DUF4153 domain-containing protein: MRAPSRLALWALCAALLIGVLGDQLILHAPDLGMGGFLWVAALAAATVVLARWVPEAETPAAESAPALQVERGRHGSLQGEGRWLLAAAVVFAACLAWRASPVLQFLNLLAIGLSLGLAALTLRDGGLSRAGILTYPLGLVLSAAHHAAGPFWLLFSDVDWKGLSRGPGSRRAAAALRGLVIAVPLLLLFGSLLAAADAVFAALLDRAFVWRSGSWLLHLFGTLFFGFLAAGFLRTGLIRQPGGLPRLDASGVGERGSFALGPVETGVVLGLLNLLFLAFVLVQIRYLFGGADLVMATAGLTYAEYARSGFFELVQVTALVLPVLLALHWALPEEDRAAHRLFRRLGTPLIALLFSVMASAVQRMWLYVLEYGLTELRLYATAFMVWMAFLFVWFLATVMRGARERFAAGALAGGLAVLLLLHAVNPDALIARINVARAVETGRFDAGYAASLGPDALPVLVEALDRLPDPARAELEARLEERIHRPPSADWRAWNWGRARAAQVASSLRTE; this comes from the coding sequence ATGCGTGCACCCTCCCGACTGGCCCTCTGGGCGCTGTGCGCGGCCCTGCTGATCGGCGTTCTGGGCGATCAGCTCATCCTGCATGCCCCGGACCTGGGCATGGGCGGCTTCCTCTGGGTGGCGGCGCTGGCCGCGGCGACGGTCGTGCTCGCCCGGTGGGTGCCGGAGGCCGAAACGCCCGCGGCCGAGTCCGCACCGGCCCTGCAGGTGGAAAGGGGGCGGCACGGGTCCCTGCAGGGCGAGGGGCGCTGGCTGCTGGCCGCTGCGGTGGTGTTCGCCGCCTGCCTGGCCTGGCGCGCCTCGCCGGTGCTCCAGTTCCTCAACCTGCTCGCCATCGGCCTCAGCCTGGGGCTGGCCGCCCTCACGCTGCGGGACGGAGGGCTGAGCCGGGCCGGCATCCTCACCTACCCCCTGGGCCTCGTGCTGTCGGCCGCGCACCACGCCGCGGGCCCCTTCTGGCTGCTGTTCAGCGATGTGGACTGGAAAGGGCTTTCCCGCGGCCCCGGGTCCCGGCGCGCCGCTGCGGCTCTGCGCGGCCTCGTGATCGCCGTCCCCCTGCTGCTGCTCTTCGGCAGCCTGCTGGCCGCGGCGGACGCCGTGTTTGCCGCCCTGCTGGACCGCGCCTTCGTCTGGAGGTCCGGCAGCTGGCTGCTCCATCTCTTCGGCACGCTCTTCTTCGGGTTCCTCGCCGCCGGCTTCCTGCGCACCGGGCTGATCCGGCAACCCGGCGGGCTGCCCCGGCTGGACGCCAGCGGGGTCGGGGAGAGGGGCAGCTTCGCACTGGGCCCGGTTGAGACCGGCGTCGTGCTCGGCCTGCTCAACCTGCTCTTCCTCGCCTTCGTGCTGGTCCAGATCCGGTACCTGTTCGGCGGCGCCGACCTCGTCATGGCCACCGCCGGTCTCACCTACGCGGAGTATGCCCGCAGCGGGTTCTTCGAACTGGTCCAGGTCACCGCCCTGGTGCTGCCCGTCCTGCTGGCCCTGCACTGGGCCCTGCCGGAGGAGGACCGGGCCGCGCACCGGCTTTTCCGCCGGCTCGGCACGCCGCTGATCGCGCTGCTCTTCAGCGTCATGGCGTCGGCCGTGCAGCGGATGTGGCTCTACGTGCTGGAGTACGGCCTGACCGAACTCAGGCTCTACGCCACGGCCTTCATGGTCTGGATGGCCTTCCTCTTCGTCTGGTTCCTGGCCACGGTCATGCGGGGCGCCCGGGAGCGCTTCGCCGCCGGGGCGCTGGCGGGCGGCCTCGCCGTGCTGCTGCTCCTGCACGCCGTGAACCCCGATGCGCTCATCGCCCGCATCAACGTCGCCCGGGCGGTGGAGACGGGCCGGTTCGACGCCGGGTACGCAGCCTCGCTGGGACCCGATGCGCTGCCGGTGCTGGTGGAAGCTTTGGACCGCCTGCCGGACCCGGCGCGCGCCGAGCTGGAGGCGCGGCTCGAGGAGCGCATCCATCGGCCGCCGAGCGCCGACTGGCGGGCGTGGAACTGGGGGCGCGCCCGCGCGGCGCAAGTGGCTTCAAGCCTGCGAACGGAATAG